GCTACGACGGGCGCGGCGTGCGGGTGGTGCGCGTGGGCGATGCCTGGGCGATCCGCACCGCGCCGGATCTGGGATTTCTCATGCAGAAAGAAACGGTTGAGACCCGCAAGCTCAGCCGTGCCGCGATCGAAACCCTGGCGATCATCGCCTATCACCAGCCGGTCACCCGCGCCGAGATCGAAGAGGTGCGCGGCGTCTCGGTGTCGCGCGGCACGGTGGATCAGCTGCTCGAAATGGAGTGGATCCGCTTCGGGCGCCGCAAGATGACCCCGGGCCGCCCGGTGACCTTCGTGGTGACGCAGGATTTCCTCGATCATTTCGGGCTGGAGAATGCCCGCGACCTGCCCGGGCTCAAGGAGCTGCGCGCGGCGGGGCTGCTTGATAACCGCCCGCCGCCCGGCGCGGTGCCGCTCGCCGGCGAGAGCGAGGCCGGCGACGAGGACGAGGCGCCCGGGCAAAGCGAACTCTTCGAGGATTGACCGCGCGACGGCCCTGAAATCTTCGCAATTTGCGCTATTCTGTCGGA
The window above is part of the Salipiger abyssi genome. Proteins encoded here:
- the scpB gene encoding SMC-Scp complex subunit ScpB — protein: MTDAEDTAPEAPETGTVAEAEAPRETLFEAPPIAEQERMVEAILFASAEPVTVRELEARMPHGCDPAEALVYLRKRYDGRGVRVVRVGDAWAIRTAPDLGFLMQKETVETRKLSRAAIETLAIIAYHQPVTRAEIEEVRGVSVSRGTVDQLLEMEWIRFGRRKMTPGRPVTFVVTQDFLDHFGLENARDLPGLKELRAAGLLDNRPPPGAVPLAGESEAGDEDEAPGQSELFED